One stretch of Poecilia reticulata strain Guanapo linkage group LG21, Guppy_female_1.0+MT, whole genome shotgun sequence DNA includes these proteins:
- the nme6 gene encoding nucleoside diphosphate kinase 6, which produces MLQATGRLSKALQLTLAVIKPDAIAHPVIAEAIHQTILDNNFAIVRCKDLVWKRQDSERFYVEHSERFFYQRLVEFMSSGPMRAYILAREDAIRHWRDLMGPTKVFQARYTSPACIRARFGLTDTRNTTHGSDSPESAQREISFFFPDFNVEQWLKKEEPLFRSGRIQYDQQDQIHKPLTPS; this is translated from the exons ATGTTACAGGCTACTGGCCGCCTGTCCAAAGCGCTACAGCTCACCCTGGCGGTCATCAAGCCCGATGCTATAGCTCATCCTGTAATAGCAGAg GCTATTCACCAGACAATTCTGGATAACAACTTTGCAATTGTCAGATGCAAAGACCTGGTGTGGAAAAGGCAGGATTCTGAGAGGTTTTACGTTGAACATTCAG AGCGATTCTTCTATCAAAGACTTGTCGAATTCATGTCAAG TGGTCCGATGAGAGCCTACATTTTAGCTCGAGAAGATGCCATACGTCACTGGAGGGACCTGATGGGACCAACCAAAGTCTTTCAAGCCAGATACACATCCCCTGCCTGCATCAGGGCTCGCTTTGGCCTCACAGACACCAGAAACACGACTCATGGCTCCG aTTCTCCAGAGTCGGCTCAGAGAGAAATCAGTTTCTTCTTCCCAGATTTCAACGTGGAGCAGTGGCTTAAGAAGGAGGAGCCGTTGTTCAGATCAGGACGGATCCAATATGATCAACAAGATCAGATCCACAAACCTTTAACACCAAGCTGA
- the baalcb gene encoding brain and acute leukemia cytoplasmic protein: MGCGGSRTDALEPRYLESWTKETESTWLTSTDTDIPLSSIQSIPSENSEAGFTSEKTISPVPDFFEDGLPPPAQAYLKVCSAVSEASLNEVTPSSPPSALASPQQDKMSPSSGTTVQRRSVLHTEEITKWQDNRMSTKQVTITVTQSIHQVDKNGKVKKSLTTYEVMKPVETLKQVTT; encoded by the exons ATGGGCTGCGGGGGGAGCAGGACCGACGCTCTGGAGCCTCGCTACCTGGAGAGCTGGACCAAAGAGACGGAGTCGACCTGGCTGACGAGCACGGACACCGACATCCCCCTGTCATCCATCCAGAGCATCCCTTCGGAAAACTCTGAGGCCGGCTTTACGTCTGAGAAAACTATCAGCCCCG TTCCAGATTTCTTTGAAGATGgcctccctcctcctgctcagGCCTACCTGAAGGTTTGCTCAGCCGTGTCAGAGGCCAGTCTGAACGAGGTGACGCCCAGCAGCCCACCCTCCGCGTTGGCCTCTCCGCAGCAGGACAAGATGTCGCCTTCATCAGGCACCACGGTGCAGCGCAGAAGTGTTTTACACACTGAAGAAATT ACAAAGTGGCAGGACAACAGAATGTCGACCAAGCAAGTGACCATCACCGTGACCCAGAGCATCCACCAGGTGGACAAGAACGGGAAAGTCAAGAAATCGCTTACGACTTATGAGGTCATGAAGCCAGTGGAGACTCTGAAGCAGGTGACCACATGA